From uncultured Bacteroides sp., a single genomic window includes:
- the recF gene encoding DNA replication and repair protein RecF (All proteins in this family for which functions are known are DNA-binding proteins that assist the filamentation of RecA onto DNA for the initiation of recombination or recombinational repair.) — protein sequence MILKHISILNYKNLEQVEQDFSLKLNCFFGLNGMGKTNLLDAVYYLSFCKSAGNPIDSQNICHDQDFFMIQGFYELVDGSSEEIYCGQKRHQKKQFRRNKKVYSRLSDHIGFLPLVMVSPSDSELIAGGSDERRRFIDVVISQYDKEYLDALIRYNKALQQRNSLLKSEYPVDEELYLVWEEVMAAAGEVVYRKREAFIEEFIPIFQSFYSFISQDQEPVGLSYSSHAKENSLLDVFKSNRPKDRIMGYTLKGIHKDELTMSLGDFAIKREGSQGQNKTYLIALKLAQFDFLKRTGNETPLLLLDDIFDKLDASRVEQIVKLVAGDNFGQIFITDTNREHLDKILKKMNSDYKMFEVINGNISSYRRE from the coding sequence ATGATATTAAAACATATTTCTATACTTAATTACAAGAATCTGGAACAAGTGGAACAGGATTTCTCACTCAAACTGAATTGCTTTTTTGGCTTGAATGGCATGGGGAAAACCAATCTGCTTGATGCGGTATATTATCTTTCATTTTGTAAAAGTGCTGGTAATCCGATTGATTCACAAAACATCTGTCATGATCAGGATTTCTTTATGATTCAAGGTTTTTATGAATTGGTTGATGGCTCATCTGAAGAAATTTATTGCGGACAGAAACGTCATCAAAAGAAACAGTTTAGACGAAATAAAAAGGTATATAGCCGCCTTTCGGATCATATTGGTTTTTTACCTTTAGTGATGGTTTCTCCTTCTGATTCAGAACTAATTGCAGGTGGAAGCGATGAACGCCGCCGCTTTATAGATGTAGTAATATCTCAGTACGATAAAGAATATCTGGATGCTTTGATTCGATACAATAAGGCATTACAGCAACGAAATTCTTTATTGAAAAGCGAATATCCTGTTGATGAGGAACTTTATTTAGTTTGGGAAGAGGTGATGGCTGCTGCAGGTGAAGTTGTTTATCGAAAAAGAGAAGCCTTTATCGAAGAATTTATTCCTATTTTTCAATCTTTTTACTCATTTATTTCACAAGATCAGGAACCGGTTGGATTGTCTTATTCATCTCATGCCAAGGAAAACTCTTTATTAGATGTATTTAAGAGCAATCGTCCGAAAGACCGAATTATGGGATACACACTCAAAGGAATTCATAAAGATGAATTGACCATGTCATTAGGTGATTTTGCCATTAAACGAGAAGGGTCTCAGGGACAAAATAAAACTTATCTGATTGCTTTGAAGCTGGCACAGTTTGATTTTCTGAAACGTACAGGAAATGAAACTCCTTTACTTTTGCTGGATGATATCTTCGATAAGTTGGATGCTTCCCGTGTGGAGCAGATTGTAAAACTAGTGGCTGGTGATAATTTTGGTCAGATCTTTATTACCGATACAAATCGTGAACATTTAGATAAGATTTTGAAGAAGATGAATAGTGATTATAAAATGTTTGAAGTAATTAATGGAAATATTAGCAGTTATAGGAGAGAATAA
- a CDS encoding S41 family peptidase, which produces MSTNKSSRFTPIIIAVSIVVGILIGTFYTKHYSGSRLGIINSSSNKLNALLRIIDDQYVDTVNMTDLVENAMPQILAELDPHSKYIPAKDLEAANSELEGSFSGIGIQFRIQNDTIHVNSVIKGGPSEKVGLMPGDQIIKVNDTLFVGKKVTNDVAMGKLKGKKGTEVKLTVKRFGQKNLLSFKIIRGDIPLTSVEAAYMINKKVGYVYVSKFGRTTHVELLNALALLSQKNCQGLIIDLRGNTGGFMEAAIRMVNEFLPEGKLIVYTQGRKYPRTEEFANGTGSCQKMPIVVLVDEGSASASEIFAGAIQDNDRGMIIGRRSFGKGLVQQPIEFSDGSAIRLTIARYYTPSGRCIQRPYVNGNDEDYEMDWLYRYDHGEFFSKDSIKLDKKLRYSTGLGRPVYGGGGIMPDIFVPQDTTGVTSYYTSTISKGLDILFGFRYTDQNRNKLKQFKDANSLVNYLRNQNVVEQFVGFADENGVKRRNLLIQISHSLIEKKLYGRIVYNMLGQEEYIKYINQTDQTVLKAIEVLLSGQAFPTAPVNSKLLRKR; this is translated from the coding sequence ATGAGTACAAATAAATCTTCACGCTTTACTCCTATTATTATTGCGGTAAGTATTGTGGTCGGAATATTAATCGGTACATTCTACACCAAGCACTATTCTGGAAGCCGGCTGGGTATTATAAACAGTTCGTCAAATAAACTAAACGCACTGCTCCGGATTATTGATGATCAGTATGTAGATACAGTGAACATGACAGATTTGGTGGAGAATGCAATGCCACAAATATTAGCAGAATTAGATCCACATTCTAAATATATCCCGGCAAAAGATCTGGAAGCTGCAAATTCTGAACTTGAAGGTAGTTTCAGCGGGATTGGCATTCAATTTCGTATTCAAAATGATACCATTCATGTAAACAGTGTTATTAAAGGCGGCCCTTCAGAAAAAGTCGGTTTGATGCCAGGTGACCAAATTATAAAAGTGAATGACACTCTTTTTGTAGGCAAAAAAGTTACGAATGATGTAGCTATGGGCAAACTGAAAGGGAAAAAAGGAACAGAAGTAAAACTAACCGTTAAACGTTTCGGCCAAAAGAATCTGCTTTCATTCAAAATTATTCGGGGAGATATACCGTTAACCAGTGTAGAAGCCGCATATATGATTAATAAAAAGGTAGGATATGTCTATGTTAGTAAGTTCGGTAGAACAACTCATGTGGAATTATTGAACGCTTTAGCATTGCTGAGCCAGAAAAACTGCCAAGGGCTTATTATAGACCTGCGCGGAAACACAGGTGGATTCATGGAGGCTGCAATTAGAATGGTTAATGAATTCTTGCCTGAAGGAAAGCTGATAGTTTACACACAAGGACGTAAATACCCACGAACAGAAGAATTCGCAAACGGAACAGGAAGTTGTCAGAAAATGCCAATCGTAGTTTTGGTAGACGAAGGATCAGCATCCGCCAGTGAAATTTTTGCAGGAGCTATTCAGGACAATGACCGCGGAATGATTATCGGAAGACGTTCATTTGGTAAGGGATTAGTTCAGCAGCCTATCGAATTTAGCGATGGATCAGCCATTCGCCTCACTATTGCGCGTTATTATACTCCTTCCGGAAGATGTATTCAACGACCTTATGTTAACGGAAACGACGAAGATTATGAAATGGACTGGCTTTACCGCTACGATCATGGAGAATTTTTCTCTAAAGATAGCATCAAACTAGACAAAAAGCTGCGTTATTCAACTGGTTTAGGAAGACCAGTTTACGGTGGTGGAGGTATTATGCCTGATATTTTTGTTCCGCAGGATACTACTGGAGTAACCTCTTACTACACTTCCACAATAAGCAAGGGACTGGATATTCTGTTTGGATTCAGATATACGGATCAGAACAGAAATAAACTTAAGCAATTTAAAGATGCCAACTCGCTTGTTAACTATCTAAGAAATCAAAACGTAGTGGAACAATTTGTTGGATTCGCAGATGAGAATGGAGTTAAGAGAAGAAATCTATTAATTCAGATATCACATAGTCTAATAGAAAAGAAACTATATGGACGAATTGTTTATAATATGCTTGGGCAGGAAGAATACATTAAATATATCAACCAAACGGACCAAACCGTTTTGAAAGCTATCGAAGTATTGCTAAGTGGACAAGCATTCCCTACAGCACCGGTAAACTCTAAATTATTGAGAAAAAGATAA
- the pdxA gene encoding 4-hydroxythreonine-4-phosphate dehydrogenase PdxA translates to MDDNNKIRIGITQGDINGVGYEVILKTFSDPVMLELCTPIIYGSPKVAAYHRKALDLQTNFTIINSAAEAPHNKLSVVNCTDDEIKVEFTKPTPEAGKAAFEALEKATEEYKLGLIDVIVTAPINKHTIQSADFSFPGHTEYLEKKLGEGNKSLMILMKDDFRVALVTGHIPVADIAKSVTKENIMEKLAIFSQSLKQDFRIDNPRIAVLALNPHAGDNGLIGKEEEEIIIPAIKEMTEKGIQCFGPYPADGFMGAGNFAHFDGVLAMYHDQGLTPFKCIAMDEGVNYTAGLPVIRTSPAHGTAYDIAGQGIASEDSFRQAIYVAIDVFRNRRSEKIIHINPLRKQYYEKRDDSDKLKLDTIDDEI, encoded by the coding sequence ATGGACGATAACAATAAAATACGGATTGGTATTACCCAAGGGGATATCAACGGTGTAGGATACGAAGTAATTTTAAAGACATTTTCTGATCCTGTCATGCTGGAACTTTGCACCCCTATTATTTATGGATCACCTAAAGTAGCTGCTTATCATCGAAAGGCCTTGGACCTGCAAACGAACTTTACTATAATCAATTCTGCAGCAGAGGCACCGCACAATAAGCTGAGTGTGGTTAATTGCACTGACGATGAAATAAAAGTGGAGTTTACAAAGCCAACCCCAGAAGCAGGGAAAGCAGCTTTTGAAGCGCTGGAGAAAGCTACGGAAGAATATAAACTGGGATTGATCGACGTCATTGTTACCGCTCCTATTAACAAGCACACCATTCAGTCTGCAGACTTTTCTTTTCCCGGGCACACTGAATACCTCGAAAAGAAATTAGGTGAAGGAAATAAGTCGCTGATGATTCTGATGAAAGATGATTTTCGCGTGGCTCTGGTCACCGGACACATTCCAGTAGCCGATATAGCTAAATCTGTAACTAAAGAAAATATAATGGAGAAACTGGCTATATTCAGCCAATCTTTGAAACAGGACTTTAGGATAGATAATCCACGCATTGCTGTACTGGCACTTAATCCTCATGCTGGAGACAATGGACTAATTGGAAAAGAGGAAGAAGAGATTATTATTCCTGCAATAAAAGAGATGACAGAAAAAGGAATTCAGTGTTTTGGCCCTTATCCTGCAGACGGTTTTATGGGTGCAGGCAATTTTGCTCATTTTGATGGAGTACTGGCCATGTATCATGATCAGGGACTAACTCCATTTAAATGTATCGCTATGGACGAAGGAGTGAATTACACTGCCGGACTACCAGTTATCCGGACTTCACCAGCACATGGAACAGCTTATGATATCGCCGGACAAGGAATAGCTTCCGAAGATTCTTTCCGACAAGCTATTTATGTAGCAATAGATGTCTTCCGAAACCGCCGTTCTGAAAAGATAATACATATAAATCCACTTCGTAAACAATACTATGAAAAGCGTGATGACAGCGACAAATTGAAGCTCGACACAATTGATGATGAAATTTAA
- a CDS encoding sugar phosphate nucleotidyltransferase has translation MKFAIISAGEGSRLAQEGVRLPKPLVPLNGLAMIDRLIDIFMKNDATSIAIIINNENIQTKEHLEKLKKRYPLEVIVKSTPGSMHSFYELMPLLKGDKFCLTTVDTIFNEAEFTAYIENFKASEDDGFMAVTDYVDDEKPLYIAANETLDITGYYDVKTPDCNYISGGIYCLTPSCLDTLQHCMDNGMTRMRQFQKTLVEEGKKLKAYPFSKILDVDHADDIAKAEAFLKEPFPIVGINRENRFSPNKAESDALIFNKVKENLEKKGFRVRTYTERHFIDQPMFAPVVFTMARSSMALDILDILEEENALIINSPKGIRNTGRLEMTTQLLSAEIPSPLSMILFTDKLVKEQDTPTYPYWIKRGDGHAQVKEDVCFVQTEQEASSVLQDFHNRGIKLAVINEHLEGDLIKFYGVTENNFFYWYYPSPTINSKFGLEAINGEAKGYKFSEEELKAYCEKASQKMGLSIYGGDCIVSPTGDIRIIDFNDWPSFAPCCEQAAEAIATLIVNKIKDGKRE, from the coding sequence ATGAAATTTGCCATAATCTCTGCCGGAGAAGGTTCCCGATTAGCACAGGAAGGGGTAAGACTACCAAAACCTCTGGTACCTCTTAACGGCTTAGCCATGATTGATCGGCTCATCGATATTTTTATGAAAAACGATGCAACATCCATCGCAATCATAATCAATAATGAGAACATACAAACCAAGGAACACTTGGAGAAGCTAAAAAAGAGATATCCGTTAGAGGTAATTGTAAAAAGTACCCCTGGATCAATGCATAGCTTCTATGAATTAATGCCGTTACTTAAAGGTGATAAATTTTGCCTGACCACAGTAGACACAATATTTAATGAAGCTGAATTTACAGCCTATATAGAAAATTTCAAGGCATCGGAAGATGATGGATTTATGGCAGTAACAGATTATGTGGATGATGAAAAGCCATTATACATTGCAGCAAATGAAACTCTGGATATAACCGGTTATTATGATGTAAAGACTCCCGATTGCAATTACATTTCAGGAGGAATTTATTGCCTCACTCCTTCTTGCCTGGACACATTACAACATTGTATGGATAATGGAATGACAAGAATGCGTCAGTTTCAAAAGACATTGGTTGAGGAAGGAAAAAAGCTAAAAGCTTATCCTTTCAGCAAAATTCTGGATGTGGATCATGCAGATGATATTGCAAAAGCGGAAGCATTTCTGAAAGAGCCTTTTCCTATTGTCGGAATAAACAGGGAAAACAGGTTTTCACCAAATAAAGCCGAAAGTGATGCTCTAATTTTCAACAAAGTGAAAGAAAATCTGGAGAAGAAAGGCTTTCGGGTACGCACATATACAGAACGTCATTTTATAGATCAACCCATGTTTGCACCAGTTGTATTTACAATGGCACGAAGTAGCATGGCATTGGACATTCTGGATATATTAGAAGAGGAAAATGCATTAATAATCAATTCACCTAAAGGAATCCGGAATACAGGTCGTTTAGAGATGACTACTCAATTACTTTCTGCAGAAATTCCTTCTCCGCTTAGTATGATCCTTTTTACAGATAAACTTGTTAAGGAGCAAGATACTCCAACTTATCCATATTGGATTAAACGAGGAGACGGCCATGCACAAGTGAAAGAAGATGTCTGTTTTGTACAGACAGAACAAGAAGCATCCTCAGTACTGCAGGACTTTCACAACAGAGGAATAAAATTAGCTGTGATAAATGAACATCTGGAAGGAGATCTGATTAAATTCTATGGTGTAACTGAAAACAATTTCTTTTACTGGTACTACCCTTCCCCAACTATTAACAGCAAATTTGGCCTGGAAGCTATCAATGGAGAAGCTAAAGGATACAAGTTCTCAGAAGAGGAACTAAAAGCATATTGTGAGAAAGCTTCACAAAAAATGGGACTTTCTATCTATGGTGGAGATTGCATTGTTTCTCCCACCGGAGATATACGAATTATAGATTTTAATGACTGGCCCAGTTTTGCTCCCTGTTGTGAGCAAGCAGCAGAAGCTATCGCCACTCTGATTGTAAATAAGATAAAAGATGGAAAAAGAGAATAG
- a CDS encoding DUF721 domain-containing protein: MKRNNAVSIGDAIRKFLREERLESPLNEQRLIDAWAVVLGPGIASYTDGLFVKNQILYVHLTSAALRQELMMGRELLVKNLNRHVGAQVITNIIFR, encoded by the coding sequence ATGAAACGAAATAATGCAGTATCAATAGGCGATGCCATTCGCAAGTTTTTGCGTGAGGAACGTCTGGAATCTCCACTAAATGAGCAGCGGTTAATCGATGCCTGGGCTGTAGTACTTGGACCTGGAATAGCCTCTTATACCGACGGACTATTTGTAAAGAATCAGATTTTGTATGTTCATTTAACTTCCGCCGCATTGCGACAGGAATTAATGATGGGACGTGAATTGCTTGTGAAGAATTTGAATCGTCATGTGGGAGCACAGGTTATCACGAACATTATATTTCGCTAA
- a CDS encoding DUF4847 family protein: protein MKNKIIFLLLAILPFLGGCNNTEDLKGLIVGKTWRLDCFYYNSGDAILDRYPTATKILENNPNGFYLKFNENNTFTGQAINSSFSGTWTGNGRTNDFSMTITQIAGSDDSQAIASDFVKAVSGANSYKADENILTIHYSYSGRKEYMSFRIK from the coding sequence ATGAAAAATAAAATAATATTTTTGCTGTTAGCAATCCTTCCTTTTCTTGGCGGGTGTAACAACACGGAGGATTTAAAAGGACTAATTGTAGGAAAGACCTGGCGTTTGGACTGTTTTTATTATAATAGCGGTGATGCTATTCTGGACAGATATCCAACAGCAACTAAAATATTAGAAAACAATCCGAATGGATTTTATCTTAAATTCAACGAAAACAACACGTTCACAGGACAAGCCATTAATTCTTCTTTTTCGGGAACATGGACAGGTAACGGTCGCACCAATGATTTTTCTATGACTATTACCCAAATAGCCGGATCTGATGATTCTCAGGCTATAGCCAGCGATTTTGTAAAAGCTGTAAGTGGTGCTAATTCTTATAAAGCTGATGAAAATATTCTAACCATTCATTATAGTTATAGTGGACGAAAAGAATATATGAGCTTTCGCATAAAATAA
- the ribH gene encoding 6,7-dimethyl-8-ribityllumazine synthase, with protein MATAYHNLSEYDFNSVPNAESMKFGIVVSEWNSKITGALLDGAVNTLIKHGAKKENIMVKCVPGSFELTFGANQMLENCDVDAVIILGCVIKGETPHFDYVCMGVTQGATQLNAIGDIPVIYGLITTNTMEQAMDRSGGKLGNKGDECAITAIKMIDFAWSLNK; from the coding sequence ATGGCAACAGCTTATCACAACCTTTCTGAGTACGATTTTAATTCTGTACCCAATGCAGAGTCTATGAAATTCGGAATTGTTGTTTCTGAATGGAACAGCAAGATTACTGGTGCTCTCCTTGATGGAGCCGTAAATACATTAATAAAGCATGGAGCTAAAAAAGAAAATATAATGGTAAAATGCGTTCCTGGAAGTTTTGAACTAACTTTTGGTGCAAACCAAATGTTGGAAAACTGCGATGTGGATGCCGTTATTATTTTAGGATGCGTTATTAAAGGAGAAACGCCACATTTTGATTATGTCTGCATGGGCGTAACACAAGGAGCTACACAATTAAACGCAATAGGCGATATACCAGTAATTTACGGTCTGATAACCACCAATACTATGGAGCAAGCTATGGATCGTAGTGGTGGCAAATTAGGGAACAAAGGCGATGAATGCGCAATTACTGCAATAAAAATGATCGATTTCGCTTGGAGTTTAAATAAATAG
- a CDS encoding tetratricopeptide repeat protein — MAEQDKKEQKLNMGDALDLSEAFLMKNKKGIIGGIVAVIIIIAAFFAYKYLYLAPREEKAEIAIFKGEEYFGNDAYEIALNGDSIGYKGFIKIANEYSGTKTANLSKAYAGICYAQLGKYNEAQKYLNEFNGDDQMVSPAILGALGNCYAQLNQLDKAISTLLDAAKKADNNTLSPIYLLQAGLIMEKQGKYADAIEAYTSIKDKYFNSYQAMDIDKYIERATALKK; from the coding sequence ATGGCAGAACAAGACAAAAAAGAACAGAAACTGAACATGGGAGATGCGCTTGACCTCTCTGAAGCGTTTTTGATGAAAAACAAAAAAGGTATTATCGGAGGTATCGTTGCAGTTATCATTATTATTGCTGCTTTCTTCGCTTACAAGTATCTTTATTTAGCTCCTCGTGAAGAAAAAGCTGAAATTGCAATATTCAAAGGAGAAGAGTATTTTGGAAATGACGCTTATGAAATCGCACTTAATGGTGACAGTATTGGTTATAAAGGATTTATTAAAATCGCAAATGAATATAGCGGAACAAAAACAGCTAATCTATCTAAAGCTTATGCCGGCATCTGCTATGCACAATTAGGAAAATACAACGAAGCACAAAAGTACTTGAATGAATTTAACGGTGACGACCAAATGGTCTCTCCTGCAATCCTGGGAGCTTTAGGAAATTGCTATGCGCAACTAAACCAACTGGACAAAGCTATTTCAACTCTATTGGACGCTGCAAAAAAAGCAGATAACAACACGTTGAGCCCTATTTATTTATTACAGGCTGGTTTAATTATGGAGAAACAAGGCAAATATGCAGATGCTATTGAAGCCTACACCTCTATTAAAGATAAATATTTCAATTCTTATCAGGCAATGGATATTGATAAGTATATTGAAAGAGCTACAGCTTTGAAGAAATAA
- the rlmN gene encoding 23S rRNA (adenine(2503)-C(2))-methyltransferase RlmN, with protein sequence MNKQALLGMTLSELQDITRNLGMPKFTAKQIATWIYEKKVGSIDEMTNLSLKQRDKLNAEYEIGSSEPIEAMHSIDGTVKYLFRTPEGNFVESVYIPDNDRATICVSSQVGCKMNCKFCMTGKQGFTANLTANQIINQIYSIPESEKLTNIVMMGMGEPLDNLDEVLKALDIITSDYGYKWSAKRITLSSVGLRKGLRYFIEQSNCHLAISIHSPLPVQRAELMPAERAFSITEIIDLLRNYDFSKQRRLSFEYIVFKGVNDSLIYAKELVKLLKGLDCRVNLIRFHSIPNVELEGADMETIVKFRDYLTAHGLFSTIRASRGEDIFAACGMLSTAKEQEKNGEKL encoded by the coding sequence ATGAATAAACAAGCACTCTTAGGAATGACTCTCAGTGAGCTTCAGGATATTACCCGCAATCTTGGGATGCCTAAGTTCACTGCAAAACAAATAGCCACCTGGATATATGAAAAGAAAGTAGGCTCAATCGACGAAATGACAAATCTTTCATTAAAGCAGCGCGATAAGCTTAATGCTGAATATGAAATTGGTTCCAGCGAACCTATAGAAGCAATGCACTCGATAGATGGAACCGTTAAATATCTATTCCGTACACCGGAAGGAAATTTTGTTGAATCGGTATATATACCCGACAATGATCGTGCTACTATTTGCGTTTCTTCACAAGTAGGATGCAAAATGAACTGCAAGTTTTGCATGACAGGAAAACAAGGTTTTACTGCAAACCTAACGGCTAATCAAATTATTAATCAGATATATTCCATTCCCGAAAGTGAAAAGTTGACCAATATCGTAATGATGGGTATGGGAGAGCCCCTTGACAACTTAGATGAGGTATTGAAAGCACTTGATATTATAACTTCCGATTATGGATACAAATGGAGCGCAAAGCGAATTACTTTATCTTCAGTAGGCTTGCGGAAGGGTTTAAGATATTTCATAGAACAAAGCAATTGTCATTTAGCCATAAGCATCCATTCGCCTCTTCCTGTTCAAAGAGCGGAATTAATGCCAGCAGAAAGAGCTTTTTCAATTACAGAAATTATTGATTTGCTTCGCAATTATGATTTTAGCAAACAACGTCGGCTTTCCTTTGAATATATTGTTTTTAAAGGCGTAAACGACTCGCTTATCTATGCAAAAGAACTGGTAAAACTATTAAAAGGTTTGGATTGCCGTGTGAATCTGATCCGTTTTCATTCTATTCCAAACGTTGAACTGGAGGGTGCTGATATGGAAACCATAGTGAAGTTTCGTGATTATCTTACTGCTCACGGACTTTTCTCAACAATACGTGCATCACGAGGAGAAGATATTTTTGCAGCCTGCGGAATGTTATCCACTGCGAAAGAACAAGAGAAAAACGGCGAAAAACTTTAA
- a CDS encoding 5-formyltetrahydrofolate cyclo-ligase: protein MNYSKKQDLRKIISERKKQLTENRSIALSKKIFFQLESLSAFQSAKVILLYHSLKDEVRTHDFIEKWKEEKTILLPIVDGDNLKLKIYKNSSDLMIGAYGIEEPNGSIFSDYEKIDLAIVPGISFDAQGNRLGRGKGYYDRLLPDVKAYKIGICFAFQVSEEIPTEPHDSKMDLIITEDGVISEI from the coding sequence ATGAACTATTCCAAGAAACAAGATCTCCGAAAGATTATTTCAGAACGAAAAAAGCAACTGACAGAAAATCGATCAATAGCTCTCTCAAAAAAAATATTCTTTCAACTGGAATCTCTTTCCGCTTTTCAAAGTGCAAAAGTCATTCTGTTATATCATTCCTTAAAAGATGAAGTAAGAACCCATGATTTTATAGAAAAATGGAAAGAAGAAAAGACGATTCTTTTACCAATTGTTGACGGCGATAATCTGAAACTTAAAATATATAAGAACTCCTCTGATTTAATGATCGGTGCATACGGCATTGAAGAGCCAAATGGCAGCATATTTAGTGACTACGAGAAAATAGACCTTGCAATCGTCCCTGGAATTTCCTTCGACGCTCAAGGCAATCGACTTGGAAGGGGAAAAGGATATTATGATCGCCTGCTTCCAGACGTTAAAGCATACAAGATTGGAATCTGCTTTGCTTTTCAGGTCTCTGAAGAGATACCCACTGAACCTCATGATTCTAAAATGGATTTAATTATTACAGAAGACGGAGTAATTAGCGAAATATAA
- a CDS encoding dCMP deaminase family protein: MNAAEQKQRELDKRYIRMANIWAENSYCIRRQVGALIVKDKMIISDGYNGTPSGFENVCEDEHNMTKPYVLHAEANAITKIARSNNSSDGATLYVTASPCIECAKLIIQAGIKRVVYSEKYRLEDGINLLKRANIEVIYLDSVEQNQLKRTI; this comes from the coding sequence ATGAATGCTGCTGAGCAGAAACAACGGGAACTGGATAAGCGTTATATACGCATGGCTAATATCTGGGCAGAAAATTCATATTGCATCCGGCGTCAGGTTGGAGCATTGATTGTAAAAGACAAGATGATTATTTCTGACGGGTACAATGGAACACCTTCCGGATTTGAGAATGTCTGTGAGGATGAACATAATATGACCAAGCCATACGTGTTGCATGCTGAGGCAAATGCCATTACAAAAATTGCGCGTTCCAACAACAGTAGCGACGGTGCAACACTGTACGTCACTGCTTCTCCATGCATTGAGTGCGCAAAACTGATTATTCAGGCAGGTATCAAACGAGTGGTCTATTCTGAAAAATACCGGTTGGAAGATGGAATTAATCTATTGAAACGTGCCAATATAGAGGTTATTTACCTAGACTCTGTCGAACAAAACCAATTAAAAAGAACTATTTAA